From the Hordeum vulgare subsp. vulgare chromosome 1H, MorexV3_pseudomolecules_assembly, whole genome shotgun sequence genome, the window AACTAACCCATCTTTCCAAACAAATATGGACAGTCTAGACAAGCATAAACAGCTAGCTAAGTCATATTTGGATTGAGGCTAAACAGCTGTCAGTTCCTAAAAACCAACCCATGTGTCAAAACAAATATAAACAGTCTTCAAAGCATAAACAGCTAGCCAAGTCTTCTGCCTACTGGTGCcataaaactaccccaaaacatGACATTAGCAACTTCAGTGAAAACATCAGGCATCGCCACATAGTGTTCAAAATAGGGATAGGAAAAATAATCCAGAACAGAATGCAAGTGCAACAAAAATGATAATGTTAGCACATGATATGCCAATGAATTTCATAATGTTTGACAACAAAAATCGATGATGTTAAATGCGCATTAGTACCAAGATATGCCAAATTCCCAATGACCAAGTATGTAGAGAAGAACAGTACCTTGAACATGCGGCTGAGCTGCTCCACACATTCCGCAACTAGCTGTGTATGGGCCATAACTTTGCGACTTTTCATGATACGCACAATTGATGCATCAATTGCATACCTCCGGTCCTTGTCAACATCCTCAACCACCTTTTTCTTCTCATCGACAGGAGGTAGGGGTATCTGCAAGTTATGCGAATATGCAATCAGAAAGCATCACATATAAATAGCCTATACTCATATAAGTATGGCACCAAACAAACCAAATAAGAGAAAACCAGAAAATACCTTGATCCTTCTCATCCTGTCAGTAAATTTTGAATTGAACTCAAAAGAATCATTGGGCGAAATAGTTCTACCAGCTGGTTCTTTGCTAAGAATCTTGTATTTCGCACAAGAGAGAGAATGGAGCAAACGGACAACATCATCATCTGAAAGGTTCAGCTGTGTTACAATCTCAGAGTAACTAAGCTTAGTAGATCCattgaacaacaacagcaacgcagCCTGCCAAAACAATAAGCATGTCAAAAATAAATCACAGATTACAGATTATAACTTACAAGTACACATTTGTCGTGAATGTATACAGTTCAATCTAAGTTACCTGATACGTTGTAACAATGAGCTCTATAGTTTTAGCATCAAATTTTGCACTGATATTGCAGGTTCCCAAGGAGTATATCCAGGTAAGCTTCctgtgctttgttcttgttgcgtAGAATTCCTTAAAAACCTCTACGCATTTCACCTGATAAAAATTGAGAAGTGTAGATAAATTTCCATTTCAACAAATGCAAAAACAAGAAATACTTGATTGAAATGAATCAATGAGATTTGATATCTGTGTTTCATGTTCCAAGATTAGACATGAACACATGCTCCTTATTTCCCAAGAAAGAAGTTAATCTTACCATCTCAGAGGGAAGGTTTATGTCAAAAGTTTTGTAGGTTGGCCAGAATCCTGTTGTCAAGACAGTGACAGCCAAGTCTACCCCAGGATTTGACTCCGGATGATCAGCTACGAACTCTTCAAACTTAGTTTGATGATCTCTTGCAACAGCAAGGTCGGTAACCATGCCCTCCATTTTTGAAGTGAACTGCCCACCGCACTGCTGCTTgagctttgtcaggatgcttcttTCATGTTCATCATTGGCGCTCTTGTCAAAAAGCAATCTTCTTGCAAGCTTCTTCCTATAAAACAGATCGAGCATTTCAACATATATGCAAAGCTCCAAATGATGACCAACTATTCGGATGCTGAGGTTAAATAGGCAAAAATATCCCAAAAAAGGCTTAAAAGTAGTTACCTGTAGAACTCGGCAAAGAGATCTTTATCACTAACATACGCAAGCAACCGAACCACCTGAAAGTTATTCACTGACAAACTTGAGTTCCTTACTCTAAGTTTATGACATTAGCAAATGTGAAGGCAGTTGTACCTTCTCAAGAGCATCCTCAATGGCTTCATCGCTGAGCTTCTCACTGCAGCCTTTCTTCAAAATGTTGTCACAGAAGGTGGCAAGTAATTCAGCACTGGAACTGCCAGAGACACCCTTATTGCAGAAGACCTCAAAGGCTTCTTTAAGTGCCTGaacaaaaagtttgagaatgaggcagcaattccaatttatgatGAGCAAAGTGGAATACAAATGTATCGACCGGCAGACCTTGTGAAAGAGTGTATGGCCCTGAAAACAATCTGTCACATATGCTACATACTTGTCATGCAGCTCAATGATTTTCCAGACAAACACCTGAAAGGCAAATAACAAGCATTAGGTAACAGATGTCAATTATAAGAGCAGGAAAATCAAGTTACACACCTGTTCCTGCATGCCAACAACCTCCTTCTTCTCTGGCTGTACAAACAATAATGTCAGAATATGTATTcgcaggaaaagaaaaaaaatctaacaACACAAAAATGAACAACTAGATGGCAGGAGCTGATTGATATTTTTAGTTCGGCGGACCAGCAGCAATATAAAAGCCATTTGGCAAGATCCAATCGTCAGGTGTAAACAGTACAAGAATAGTAATGCAGAATGGTGTCATTGTCACTTGAATgatatattactccctccgtcccatagtaTTAAAATGTTATTACAACCACATATTGGTTGTAGTAACATATTACATTCTTAAACTGTCTAAACAAATTGAACCATAAGCACAAATGACGTGATGGCTGAAGTTAAAAGACTGCACCTTCTTGTTATTAGCAGAATCTTCTGCTTGCTTGACCAAGGCTGTACCCTCATTCGTAACATGCTGCAAAGATGTACAGTTCAATCACAATTTAGGACTAATTGTGAGGAGTAGAAAAGAGAGCTGAGAATTTAGGACTATAGACAATACCGTTTTAAACATGTTAGAAATAGGATCCAGACCGCGGTTGATTTTTGAGAAGAGTCTGTACATCCTTGAAAGATCCTCAACCTGTAGCAAACAATGAATGAGTGGCCAATTCTGTTGATGAATATAATACACTGTTAAGAAATGTGTCTCCTTCTGATCAAACCTTATCATCCCGAAGCAATGCAAAACATCCAGAATGCTCCTTCTCCAAAAGTTGTGTTGCATAATTGGCAAGCAATTCATTTTGCAATTTCTGTAAAATAAGGAAACACAAATTAAATACAAATATATCACAGACTGTATGATTTTGTATCATTCCTAAGATTGGTCACTAAAATATTCTGGTTACTAAATTATGAATGAATATTCAAAATACACACAGTACAACAAAAAACAGACCAGAGAATTTCAAACAGGTTCGCAAAATTTCAACATACCTCCAGCAACTTCGGCTCACTATTAATATGCAAGTAGTGACCAACtcgctccttctctcttttcagGCACTCTTCAGCCTAATGAAAGAAGCATCAGCAATCCATTACATAAAACAAAAATACCAGGCGTAGGTAAAAACGTAAGCAGTCACAAAGGCCTTATATTAATGGTACCTTTATCATGTAATCAGGACAAGAATCCTCAACAATCCAGCTTTGAGCTTTGACAGAGTAGTAATCTGTAGTATCCTTAAGCAAGAAATCTTCGAAGTCATTCTCGTAACAATCCATATTACCTAACCCAATCTCAACGAATATATCCAAGACGTTCTTCAGCAAGGCCCTGTCAATCTGTTCACCTTCACGCTCTTGATCGATCTGTTTAAGAAGATACCACAACACTCAGTTATATATGTACACAAATCGTTGGATACAAGTTCATAGAGAGATGCAAAGACTCACCAGAGCTATCACCGCATCTTTTACCTTCCCTTTGATCTCTTCAAATATCTGTTACCATGAGTTGACTGATTAGAACAGAAAAAAACGAAAAATATGCATATAAGATATAACAAGAATAGGAACTAGAAACTGGCAATTTACCAGGTCTCGGAAGCAAATAAGCCCAACATCTCTAAGTGCAGTAAGGGACCTCCGTGTGATGAAGTACCGGTCGAGATAATGGAAAAAGCGTGAAAGCCACCTAACCATAACTTTATGGTTTGACCACCTTTGTACCAGCTCTCTGAGCATAAACTCATCATGCTTCTCTTTTAATGATGGCAAGACCTGCAGTAATTTGAGTACAAGTAAAAAGTGAGCAAACAAATAAACCAGAGAATGATTATAGAACAAACTGTAAGATGTGTGGCGTGTGACTCCTGTCACAAATTCAGAACATAATTATCACACTGGATTCCTAGTCCCCCTTCATCCCATCACATCACACATTCACAAACGGGATTCACAAATCCAGAACATAACTATCACCCTGAATTCCTAGTCCCCCTTCATCCCATCACATCACACATTCACAAACGGGATTCACAAATCCAGAACATAACTATCACCCTGAATTCCTAGTCCCCCTTCATCCCATCACATCACACATTCACAAACGGGATTCACAAATCCAGAACATAACTATCACCCTGAATTCCTAGTCCCCCTTCATCCCATCACATCACACATTACAAAAGGGATTACTAGGAGGATATCCAACTAGACAATAAGGGCAATGGACAAAGAAAGATTACAAGTTAGATAAATCAACATGCATCACCAAATAACAGACTAAATATGGTAGAGAAACTATACTCAATGACAATGACATTAAATATCCAAAAAATTATACCAggaaatactattaaaaggacaTCTAAATTCAGCAGAATAAAATCATTCAGTCACGAAAACAGTCTCTACAGGATAACAATTTACTAGAATAAATGACTCAATGTTCATATAGCGAGCACGGAATAGTGACCCTAACAGAGTGAGTACAATTTTAGTGATAGACAAGATAGGTAGACAAATGTTTCATGGATTAGGATGATGGACGTAGTTAGAAGAGCAATAATTTTTAGCCGGATATGCAGTGCAAACATGATAAAAGTACTCGTCATCTCAAGAATAACCACAGAAAACACTAAGAATAgttctaaaatgcaggtttcactTTTCCATCTCCATGACGAGCTTTGTTTGTATAGCAGCTTTGGCCCCAGAAAGATGGAGCACAAATAAACTGACCTTAAAACACATGTCAAGTAAAACTCAATGGTGCATTAATGTGAAGGGCTGTTTGACTGGGATACTGGAATTCTAATAGGAAGGTTCGTTTCAAATTGCGCAGGCACAAAATATTTAAACAGGATCTTATTATGTGTGTTAGTAAATACTAGTAAGATAGAATGTAATCATTTGCATCGAGTAAGACAACTCCCCTTCCGCTACACCTCATTCTCCCCAAAAAATACACGAATGCAAACCCATGGCGGTGCATGTTAGAAACCAATACACAATCAGACTCGTCTTTGACTCGTTGGACCGGACAACCTACAGCACAGGCACGCACACACAAAACAGGGAACAATCTGAACACACTACACGGCATGTACGAATCAGCGGGAGCAGGCGAATCAGCTCACCGTGGCCCGGATGTACTCCTCGAAGGCCTCGCGGTACTTGTCATAGAGCTGCTGCGAATAGTCGTGCGGGGGCTTCTGCGTGCACATGTTGTATATCGTCCTGCGCGATAGAGGAGGGACAAGCAAGGggcggggaaaccctagatcagcGCCGGATCAGATCGAATCGGACCTTGCCCAGGCACGGCCGGAGGGAGGCGGCGAGGGGAGCGACTTACGTGTAGAGCATCATGTAGTCCTCGGAGCTGAACTGTGGCTCCGGCTTGCCCTCGAGGATGTTGATGAGCTTGGTGATCCCCCGCTGCATGAACGCCCACCCATCCTCCAGATCGATCGTCTTGCGGTCCTGCCCGTGTCCCGCCATCGCCGCCgtagccgccgtcgccgcctcctgaCGGCGGCCGCAAACCCTAGGGGAGGAGGCTGGGTTCTGTTGCGCCCGTCGATGCGTGGGGTTTGGGCAGGGGTGAGAGACGGAGGGTGAGAGACGGGAGCGGACGGCTTATGAGGAGGCGATCCCGTCGCAGCCAAGGACGTTTTGATTGGAGGAAGGTTCGCTTACGCTTCCGCGGGAAGCGTGGGCCGTCCGATCGGGGGTGGACGGCTGGGATGTGGTGTTTGCGAGGGGGTCGTGTCGCGCCCCTGTTCTGTTATCTCGCCCACGGCTGTAGCCTGTAGGTCCGTTCGGCGCATGATTGGCGACTGCGTTGAACATGCTTCGGAAGCTTAACTCGTGTCTGACTGGCCGGTGGGACATGTTCAGAACCAGAAACTCTACTTTAGTACCTTCATCATTGTGTTTTTTTATTTCTGGAAATATTAGCGGATGTGAATCTTTAAACTCAAGCCTCGATGAAACTTTATCAAGTTTTTAGTATTTACTCTCTTTCTCTCTTCCAAAAAATGTTGTTGTATTCAATGTGCACCATTCAAAAGTGACACCGTCAAACAATTATATCTTCAAAACAAATCGGCAATATGTGGCGTCTCAATCGTATGGTATTACTATATTTGTGTTTCGTAACTCTATGTAATGTGAATAGACATGACTGTGAATAGACATGACCATAAAAAAAAATGCTTTTCTATATAATTTCAAACTAATCTCTCATGAGTGAATAGGTACTTATGTTATGCCACACACACGATCATGTGATTGTAGCATATGCGAGAATGAGAAGTGATGTTTGATACTTTGTCCCGTTGGCCTTCACATTATTGCATTATTCAAGTGTGTCGTATTTAGGTCAATCATAGTGATCGTTTTTTAGTTGTACGTATGCAATCTTGCAACGTCTGCCATATgctcataatctcaatgtatctTAATTATATAGACCAAATATTTAATAAGTGCATCACATATTCATAAGATTAGGGCATTTCTAATGTGTTATATCTTTAAGCTATATCATATGCACTCTCTCTTCATTTTTGTATACCAGGCACTTCATAATTTCATGTCTATTGTTGACCACTAATGTTAACAGCAAAAGTGAGTTATATGCCACACAAAAACACGTCATTGGGTGCAATGAACTTTATGATGATATATAACTCATATTTTGTTTATCGTGATTTTGCGAGAATAAGTGTGAGTTGTTTTGGTTTTGATGCTAAGAGTTATATCTAAATTAAGACATACTCCCACGATTCATGAATATAATATGTTTTGGATTTTTTAATACATACCGAATCGAGTGAACAAGTACAAtaaaatgtgtctatatacatcctattcacaagaaaaataaaatacctTATAGTATTTGTGAAAGAATGGAGTAGAGTAACCATCTCTTTCCTTTTTAAATATGGTATTATTTTAGATATAGTTCATCCAAATTATGAGTATAATATTTAATTACACTTTGTGTAGAACGATATGAAAAGAAGATACTTCTTTTGATTCTTATTAATTATCGCGGCTTTCAACTAAAGTCGTGACAATTAGGGTGTGTTCGGAGTCCCTCTACTCAAGACTCAGCTCGCGGAGCTGGCGGAGCTGCACGCTAAAATAATGAAGCTGGAAAATAGATGCTCCGTAGATCCTGTAATTCCACGGAGCTGATGGATAGTCGAACGTGCCTTTAATATGGATCGATGGGAGTTGTATTTAAGAAAAAAGACGACTTTCATCCTTTCTATATGCATAGGGACAAAACTTGACGTGTTGAGCGAAGGTTGGTCAAAGTGGGGGTTGCATATAAAGTGCAAAGTATCGTAGGGGTTGCTTTTGTTATGTTGAAGACTCGTTTTGTTTTGGGTTGTGTTATGTTATGGTAACGTATTATGTTATCACAAACATCTTTCTCCTCATTAACAACTTGTCACATAAACGATTTTCTCATAAGATACCCTGTGTTACTAGCTAAATTACTCCCATTGTGACGAGTCTAAGAAACATTGTCATCTTGAAGCTCTAGGTCTTTTACCGTTAGTCGTCCTTGTGCTCACCCAATGTCAGTGGATCTTGTACTAAAATCCAAACTCTTTGTCGTATGTAGTCTTTTCATTTATTATAAAAAGATTTGAGTCTATTATGGAATTTCATGGGAAGAACAAAGCATCCAAAAATATAATAAAAGCTACTTCAAGGCTTCTGGACCACCGAACTATCACTACCATCATCAGAACGAGTCGCTATCATTGCACCTTATCGGAGTCACGCTGACCGTGTAGGTCACAGCCTGGAAATCTTCATGTACATGTAACTAAGGACCATTGAGCCACAATTTATCGTCGTCGAACCCTTGAATCAATATGAAACGTCTGGCATCATATCACCGTCGCTCATGTACGATGGGAAACCCTAACCTCACTACCTGTAAGAGTAGAAATCTGCACTAGAGCTTCATTGAATCTGTCCAAATAAACGAACTCAAGAAGGATTAGAGCACGGAAGACCCGGTTGAATCCACGGGCTCACCGGCGGAGTCCGGAGGGGAAGAACTGACCCTAGCCACCGCTAACGAGATCCCCTTAAAATTCATACATATTCCTTAAAAAAACATGACTACGAAATCATGTCCTTATAGGAAACAAACCCAAATGAATAGCCAAGAAAATGGATCAAAAATAGAGTCGACTACAGTATCAACCGGAAAGTGATTGTCCCATGGGGTTAGAGCTCACATTCTATTGAAAAACAATTATAACCGTTTCTTGGTGACAAAGGACAAGAATGTATATGTTTCCTCCGAAATACATTAGTGCGAAAGGAATAGGAGAGGTGTTTTTTGCTTCCGggagcatacatgcatgacaattTTCGTGCGATGATTGTATTAGATGTTTTTCGTGTGAATACGTGCATATGCTCCCGTGTGAACAGTAACACGAAAAAATATTAGATGTTTttcaaaaaattctatttttttatAGATGATTGTATTAGTGTCGCGAACATGCATGACAATTTTCGTGCGATAAGATGACATTTTAGGGTAACTTTTGGTATTTAATTTGTTTTTCTTGCACAAGCCAAAATGTTTAACTTTTTGCCTCAAAATTTACAGGTAGCCCCGTTTGATTGCAAAGTATTTTCTAAGTATTTTATGAATACTGCATCTGAGGAGGACGAGGACACCGACGATGGCTCCGATGAGGAGTATCGTGATGAGGAGGACACtgactgatgtttctaccacctgggtgttagggctcctctctgcctttttggtgtttcgatgccaaagggggagagagcgtAGGATTTGCTCGTTCGTTCTCTAGTTTTTCTGGTCTGTTGGTTTGAgaaaactttgttgctttcgttcgctacttttgctttatggttgagactaagtCGTCAGATCCTATCTTATTGTGAGATACATGTTTTATCTTGCTTATCTTCTGTCTTAGTATTATtagtattattattttttgtttaacctgtgagacatagtatcttgtgtcagtattcctttgctcacatgctttgccatgcttcaatATTCTTCATCTCTCGTACGTATGTAGTAAGGGTGGCTTAGTCTGtataatctagggggagtgttctctctgtggttagttgttggtatgcacatCCCAGAGGAAACTACCCACCCCTCGTGATATCTTTGAAGTTTGCATATGCCTGTCTCCATTTCTTTGTGCAaatccaacattgtcatcaatccaccaaaaagggggagattgttagggcatatttctcctaagtggttttagtgattgatgacaattgttgtgcggactaatcttgtgtcctgagcatttcagaatattctccttTAGGCACAAGATaactcgacgcccctcggaggatctcgaagacggattttgttctgcatttctcttcctagtttgagtcataggaaagtctccgtaccaagagggggtccgcgtcggaaaggtttgggtggaatcttcacgcacacacctcatgcacccacccatatcttagcctcaatggagcaccattgtattttccttgcctatgtgaaaaggggtaagcggtagtaccgatgtcccagcggtagtaccgctctcaaagcggtagtaaatttttactaccgctccaggagcggtactaccgtccgaggtgcggtagtaaacttttactaccgctccaggagcggtactaccgcccgaagaacggtagtagtttttttactaccgctccaagggcggtactaccgccctcagtgcggcagtattattttactaccgcaccgacggaccttttctcgcatactttcccaCGTAGGGGGTGGCGCGGTAGTAcccccggtactaccgtggttggtgaggagctgagcggtagtaccgctccctggagcggcagtaccgctctgggaagcggtagtaccgctcgaggagcggcagtaccgctcgtgcatttatgtggtaggtgggtaacggttggatctgcccCACCTACTATAtaaatgttggggaacatcgcatgggaaacaaaaaaattcctacgcgcacgaagacctatcatggtgatgtccttctacgagaggggatgtgtgatctacgtacccttgtagaccgtacagcaaaagcgttagtgaacgcggttgatgtagtggaacgtcctcacgtccctcgatccgccccgcgaactatcccgcgatcagtcccacgatctagtgtcgaacggacggcacctccgcgttcagcacacgtacaactcgacgatgatctcggccttcttgatccagcaagagagacggagaggtagagctctggaggttggtgatgatctcgtctcagcagggctccgcctgagctccgcagaaacgcgatctagaggtaaaaccgtggagatatgtggtcgggctgtcgtggcaaaagttgtctcaaatcagccctaaaaccccactatatataggaggaggaggggggagccttgccttggggtccaaggactcccaaggggtcagccgagccaaggggggaaggtctcccccccccaaaccgagttggacttggtttggtgggtgggagtccttcctttccttcccacctcccctttttttctccttgattttattcccaatgcgcatagggctcttttgggctgtcccaccagcccactaagggctggtgcgccacccccaaggcctatgggcttccccagggtgggttgcccccccccccccggtgaactcccggaacccattcgtcattcccggtacatttccggtaactccgaaaaccttccggtaatcaaatgaggtcatcctatatatcaatcttcgtttccggaccattcaggaaaccctcgtgacgtctgtgatctcatccgggactccgaacaacattcggtaaccaaccatataactcaaatacgcataaagcaacgtcgaaccttaagtgtgcagaccctgcgggttcgagaactatgtagacatgacccgagagactcctcggtcaatatccaatagcgggacctggatgcccatattggatcctacatattctacgaagatcttatcgtttgaacctcagtgccaaggattcatataatcccgtatgtcattccctttgtccttcggtatgttacttgcccgagattctatcatcagtatccgcatacctatttcaatctcgtttaccggcaagtctctttactcgttccgtaatacaagatcccgcaacttacactaagtcacattgcttgcaaggcttgtgtgtgatgttgtattaccgagtgggccccgagatacctctctgtcacacggagtgacaaatcccagtctcgatcgatactaacttaacgaacaccttcggagatacctgtagagcatctttatagtcacccagttacgttgtgacgtttgatacacacaaagtattccttcggtgttagtaagttatatgatctcatggtcataggaataaatacttgacacgcagaaaacagtagcaataaaatgacacgatcaacatgctacgtctattactttgggtctagtccatcacgtgattctcctaatgacgtgatccagttatcaagcaacaacactttgttcataatcagaagacactgattatcgttgatcaactggctagccaactagaggcttgctagggacagtgttttgtctatgtatccacacatgtatataagtcttcattcaatacaattatagcatggataataaactattatcttgatacaggaattataataataactatatttattattgcctctagggcataattccaacaataaatgcatctccttcttccttgagctcacctttgacctctctaagctccattgttgctccacaagctcattttagcccgatctctctccctagccaatcaaccttgttgattttctagggattgcttgagaaggccttgatccacacttccaccaaaggatatttggttccccctactaatcccttgcggatcttgttactcttggttggttgagcatcctagacggttgaggtcacctcggagccacattccattgtggtgaagctccgtggtcttgttgggagcctccaagctttgtgtggagattgccccaaccttgtttgtaaaggttcggtcaccgccttcaagagcacctatagtggaatcacggtaccttgcattgtgcgagggcgtgaggagaatacggtggccctagtggcttattggggagcattgtgcctccacaccgctccaatggagacatacttcctgtcaaagggaaggaacttcggtaacacatccttgtcttcatcagttccacttgtggttatctcttacctttactttgtatatgttggtgttgtagagtatatcctacgtgcttcgttactcgttactaagtagcatcatataggttgtcctcctagtgccatgttagtgaacctttatgattgctactccatatttatttagaaaagctaaaaattggtagttgcctattcacccccccctctagtcaaccatatcgatcctttcaattggtatcagagcctcatctctttattaagggtttcaccacccgaagagtatggaaggctaagagggagttccccatgggcaacccgaggccatggacttgacttcggtcacaagggacgacttgaatacggctatggccgccctcaagacgtccttgacgaacgaagtcaagaccatgcttaaagagttaattgagggatttaaaagtccacccaaaccggcgttagtggttaaacccaccatcaccgattcggaggccaattcctctaaggaagcggctaaaggtatgcgaccttcctcatctcacgaaaaggatgggactggaacctatgcctcagttccacctcccatggtctatggaggacccgtt encodes:
- the LOC123425326 gene encoding cullin-1-like, whose protein sequence is MAGHGQDRKTIDLEDGWAFMQRGITKLINILEGKPEPQFSSEDYMMLYTTIYNMCTQKPPHDYSQQLYDKYREAFEEYIRATVLPSLKEKHDEFMLRELVQRWSNHKVMVRWLSRFFHYLDRYFITRRSLTALRDVGLICFRDLIFEEIKGKVKDAVIALIDQEREGEQIDRALLKNVLDIFVEIGLGNMDCYENDFEDFLLKDTTDYYSVKAQSWIVEDSCPDYMIKAEECLKREKERVGHYLHINSEPKLLEKLQNELLANYATQLLEKEHSGCFALLRDDKVEDLSRMYRLFSKINRGLDPISNMFKTHVTNEGTALVKQAEDSANNKKPEKKEVVGMQEQVFVWKIIELHDKYVAYVTDCFQGHTLFHKALKEAFEVFCNKGVSGSSSAELLATFCDNILKKGCSEKLSDEAIEDALEKVVRLLAYVSDKDLFAEFYRKKLARRLLFDKSANDEHERSILTKLKQQCGGQFTSKMEGMVTDLAVARDHQTKFEEFVADHPESNPGVDLAVTVLTTGFWPTYKTFDINLPSEMVKCVEVFKEFYATRTKHRKLTWIYSLGTCNISAKFDAKTIELIVTTYQAALLLLFNGSTKLSYSEIVTQLNLSDDDVVRLLHSLSCAKYKILSKEPAGRTISPNDSFEFNSKFTDRMRRIKIPLPPVDEKKKVVEDVDKDRRYAIDASIVRIMKSRKVMAHTQLVAECVEQLSRMFKPDFKAIKKRIEDLITRDYLERDKDNANTYRYLA